From the Anaeromyxobacter dehalogenans 2CP-1 genome, the window GCACGTCCGGCCCGAGCGCGGCATCCTCCGCGAGCGCCTCCAGCGCGGCCTCGAGCCGCGCCAGGCGCTCCGGGTGTCCGGGGCCGGGATCGTGGGCCTGGCAGTCGGGGTGTGAGACGAGGAGGACGCGCCGAGGCATGGTTCGGCGCGCACCATACTCCCGGCGAGCGGGCGGGGGAACCCCGGCCGGCCCGTGCGCCCAGTTCACTGTCCGTCACACTGGCCCTCCGCCGGTCCCACCGGACCGCCCACGATCGGGTCGCCACGCCGAGGGCGCTCGACGCCGCCGCGCGGCGGTGCGCCTGCTGGGGAGCCGGAGGTGGCCCATGGGCGTCCCCTTCACCTCGCAGCAGCTCCTGGACGCGTTCGAGCAGTTCAACCGCGCGATCTGGCCCATGCCGCTCGTCGCCTACGCGCTCGCGCTCCTCGCGCTGGTGCTCGCGGTGCGCGGCGGGCGGGGCGCCAGCGCCGCGACCGCGCTCGTGCTCGCGTTCCTGTGGGCCGCGGCGGCCGCCTTCCACGCGAGCGCCCTCGCGCGCGTGTCCTCGCTCGCGCCGGCGTTCGCCGCGGCGTTCGTGGTGCAGGCGGTGCTGTTCGCGATGGCCTCGGCGCGCGGCTGGCTGTCGTTCCACGCCCGGCCCGGCGGGCTCACCACCGCCGGCCTGTCGCTCATGCTCTACGCGGCGGCCGTCTACCCGCTCGTCGGCGCGCTCGCCGGGCACGCCTACCCGCGCGCGCCCGCGTTCGGCGTCACGCCCTGCCCGAACACGATGTTCACGCTCGGGCTCCTGCTGCTCACCGACCGCCCGGTGCCGCGCCGCCTGCTGGTGATCCCGTTCCTGTGGTCGCTCGTGGGCATCCCGGCCGCGCTCGACCTGGGCATGACCGAGGACCTCCCGCTGCCGTTCACCGGCGTGCTCGCCACCGGCCTGCTGCTCGGCCGCGATCGCCCGCGGGTCCACCGCCGCCCCGCGGCCGGGGGCGCGGGCGCGCGTTGACCGGCGCGAACGCCGCGTGCTTCCATCCGGCCATGCTCACGCACAAGACGTTCTTCGAGGGTCAGGTCCAGAGCATCGGGTTCGAGCGCAACGGCCGCCGGCAGACCGCCGGCGTGGTGGACGTGGGCGAGTTCCACTTCGGCACCGAGGCGCCGGAGCGCATGACCGTGGTCTCGGGCGAGCTGTGGGCGCGCCTGCCGGGCGAGGCCGGGTTCCGCGCCTTCCCCGCCGGCACCTGCTTCGAGATCCCGGGCCGGAGCGGCTTCGACGTGAAGGCGACCGCGCCGGCGGCCTACGTCTGTGAATTTCTGTAGCGCGCAACCGCGCCCTCGCCCCGCCGGGCGGAGCTCGCCGCGGCGCTAGCTCCCGCGCGCCGGGCTCGAGCGCGCGCCGCGCAGCAGCTCCTTCACGACGTGCGCGCCGAGCGCGCGCAGCCCGTCCTCGAGCAGCGCGCGGCCCGGCCCGGCCGCGAGCGTGGCGCGCATCGACTCCGGGGCGATGCCGATCTCCAGATCGAGCCGGACCAGCGCGGCGGAGACCGCCGGCGTCGAGGGCGCCGGCCGGGCGCGGCCGCCGCGCGTCACCACGCCCGCGGAGAGCCGGTCCATGAGCGCGTCCTCCGAGGTGCGCGGCCCCTGCGCGTCGCGGAGCGCGTCGGACACCCCGGCGTAGAGCTCGTCGAGCGCCGCCGGCGCGGCGAGCGCGCGCGAGAGCCGGTCGGTGGCCTCCTCCTCGTCCACGCCGCGCGCGGCGGCGTACGTGGGCACGAGGAGGCGCACGAGGTCCTTGCGCGGCAGGACGCCGGGGAGGCGGCGGGAGAAGTGGGCCACACGACACAGTTAGCACGCGCCGGCCGCGACCGCAGCCCGCCCCCGGCGCGCCCCGGGCGTGGCCGCGCCCGTCACATCGCCCGCGCCGGCGCATCGGTCCGGGGAGCCCCTTCACGTGAGGTGACCATGGCCCCCGCCGCGCGCCCGACCCCTGCCCGTCCGTTCCCGATCGCGCTGCTCGCCGCCGCGGCCGTCGCCGCCGCCGGCTGCCAGCACGCGCCGGCCGCGCCGGGCGCCGCCGCGAGCCCGGCTGCGCCCGCCGTCGTGGCGGCCGCTGGCGGCGCCGCGCCCGAGGATCCCGGCGACCCCGGCCTCCCCTACCTGCGCGCCTGGCTCGCCGCCCGCGAGGGCGATGCCGACGGCGCCCTGGCGCTGCTCCGGTCGCTGGACGAGGCCGGCTGGTCGAACGGGATGGATCCCGTCGACTTTCCCGAGCTGGCCGGGCGGCCCGAGCTGGAGGCCCTCGCGGCCCGGTTCGCCGCGCGGGTCCCCAGGACGCCGCACGCGCCGCTCGCGGCCACGCTCTCCGAGCCGGGGCTGGTGGCGGAGGGCATCGCGGCCGACCCGCGCGACGACGCGCTCTACGTCGGGAGCATGCGGCTCCGGAAGATCGTGCGGGTCGATCCGGGCGGATCGACCCGCGACCTCGTGACGGGCGGGGTGGACCAGGTGCTGGGGATCAAGGTGGACGCCGCGCGCGGCCTGCTCTGGGCGGCCTCCCTCGCACGCGCCGACGCGGCCACCGGGACGCCGGCGCGCACCCGCCTCCTCGCGTTCGACCTCGCCACCGGCGCCGCGCGGCGGAGCGCCGGGCTCGACGGGCCGGGCCACATGCTGAACGACCTCGCCGTCGCCGAGGACGGGACGGTGTACGTGACCGACAGCGAGGGCGGCGAGGTGTGGCGCCTCGATCCCGGCGCCGCCGCGCTGGTGGCCGCCGGCGGCGGGCGGCGCTGGGTGTACGCGAACGGCATCGCCTTCGCCGAGGGCCGCCTCCTCGTCGCCGACGCGACCGGCCTGTGGGACCTGCCGCGCGACGGCGGCGCGCCTCGCCGCCTGCGCGGCCCCGGCCGCTTCCCGCTGACCGGCATCGACGGCCTCTCCGCCGCGGGACGGACGCTCGTCGCCGTCCAGAACGGCGCCGGCTTGCCGCGCATCGTCCGCCTCGAGCTCGAGCCCGGCGCCGCCGGCGTCCGGACGGCCGAGGTGCTCGAGACCGCCAACCCCGGCTGGCACGTGCCCACCACCGGCGCCCTGCTGCCGGGCGCGTTCGTCTACATCGGCAACAGCCACGTGGACGGGTGGAAGGACGGGAAGCTCGCGCCCGCCGGGATGGAGCCGACGCGGATCTACCGGCTGGCGCGGTGAGCGCGCGCGAACGACCTGCGACGGCGCGGAATTCCCTCTTTTCCGCTGCCCACTTCCGGCGCCTTCCGCCTGTCACCCCCGCCTGCTAGACATCGGGCCCGATGCCCGACTTCGTCCACCTGCACCTGCACACCCTGTACTCCCTCCTCGACGGCGCCATCCGCATCAAGGACCTGCTGAAGACCGTCAAGGCGAAGGGCATGAGCTCCGTGGCCGTGACGGACCACGGCAACCTGTTCGGCGCGGTGGACTTCTACAAGAAGGCGAAGGAAGCCGGGGTGAAGCCCATCCTCGGCATGGAGGCGTACGTCGCGGGCGACAAGGGGCGCACCGACCGCTCCGAGCGCATCGGCCGCCACCTCATCCTGCTCGCGAAGAACGCCGAGGGCTGGGCGAACCTGCGCTACCTCTCCTCGAAGGCCTTCACGGAGGGCTTCTACTACGACCCGCGCATCGACAAGCAGCTCCTGCGCGACCACTCGAAGGGCCTGGTCGGCCTGACCGCCTGCCTGGCGGGCGAGGTGCCGCGCCTGGCGCGGCAGGGCGACATGGACGGCGCGCGGCGGGTGGCGCGCGAGTACCGCGACATCTTCGAGCCGGGCTCGTTCTTCCTCGAGGTCCAGTCGAACGGCATGCGCGAGCAGCTCGACGTCAACGCCAAGCTCGCCCAGCTCGGCCGCGACGAGGGCATCCCGCTCGTCGGCACCGCCGACGCGCACTACGTGAGCCGCCAGGAGGCGAAGGCGCACGAGGTGCTGATGTGCATCGCCTCCAACAAGACGTTCCAGGATCCGAAGCGGCTCCGCCACGACACCGACGGCCTGTTCGTCGCCGGGCCGGACGAGATGGCCGCGGCGCTGCCCGACTTCCGCGAGGCGCTCGACAACACGCTGCGCATCGCCGAGATGTGCAACGTCGAGCTGCCGCTCGGGAAGACGTTCCTGCCCTCCTTCACGCTGCCGGAGGGGATGAGCGAGGACGACTACATCGACAAGCTCGCGCGGGAGGGGCTCGACCGGCGCTTCCGCGAGATCGACGGGAAGTACCCGCACGATCGCGACGTCTACCGGCAGCGGCTGGAGATGGAGCTCGGCGTCATCAAGAAGATGGGGTTCCCGGGGTACTTCCTCATCGTCCAGGACTTCATCAACTGGGCGAAGGAGCACCACATCCCGGTGGGCCCGGGCCGCGGCTCCGGCGCCGGCTCCATCGTGGCCTGGTCGCTGCGCATCACCGACCTCGACCCGCTCCGCTGGCACCTGCTGTTCGAGCGCTTCCTGAACCCGGAGCGCGTGTCGATGCCGGACTTCGACGTGGACTTCTGCCAGAACCGCCGCGACGAGGTGATCCAGTACGTCCGCGGCAAGTACGGCCAGGACAACGTCGGCCAGATCATCACCTTCGGCTCGCTGAAGGCCCGCTCGGTGATCCGCGACGTGGTGCGCGTGATGGGCCTGCCGTTCGCCGAGGGCGACCGGATCGCGAAGCTCGTCCCGGACCCGGTGCAGGGCAAGACGCCGCCGCTCAAGGAGCTGGTGTTCGGCTCGGACAAGATGCCGGCGGAGCCGCGCCTGAAGGAGCTCCACGACAAGCCCGCCGTGATCTCGCAGTGGGTGGACGACAAGGGCGTCCAGAACAAGGTCACCACCAAGGACCTGCTCGACATCGCCATGTCGCTGGAGGGCCTGAACCGCCAGGCCGGCCTGCACGCGGCCGGCGTGGTGATCGCGGACAAGCCGCTGTGGGAGTACGTGCCGGCGTACAAGGACGACAAGTCCGAGATGCTGGTGTCGCAGTTCGCGAAGGAGGAGGTCGAGGCCGCCGGCCTGGTGAAGTTCGACTTCCTCGGCCTGAAGACGCTCACCGTCATCGACGACGCCCTGCGGATGGTGAAGCGGAACCACCCCGAGATGAAGGACTTCGCCGCCAGCGACATCCCCATCGACGATCCGGCCGTGTACGAGCTCATCAGCCGAGGCGACACCGGCGGCGTCTTCCAGATGGAGTCCTCCGGCTTCACCGAGATGGTGGTGAAGATGAAGCCGTCGCGCTTCGAGGACGTCATCGCCGCGGGCGCGCTCTACCGGCCCGGCCCCCTCGACCAGAAGCTCGAGGACGGCCGCACCATGGTGGACGTCTACATCGACCGCAAGCACGGCCGCGAGAAGGTGCAGTACCCGCACCCCAGCCTGGAGAAGGTCCTCGAGCCGACCTACGGCGTGATCGTCTACCAGGAGCAGGTGATGCAGATCTCGCAGGTCCTGGCGGGCTACTCGCTGGGACAGGCCGACCTGCTCCGCCGCGCCATGGGGAAGAAGAAGGCCGAGGTCATGGCCAAGGAGCGCGTCGGCTTCCTCGCCGGCGCGGTCGCGAACGGCGTGGACGAGAAGGTCGCCGGCGGCATCTTCGACCTCATGGAGAAGTTCGCGGCGTACGGCTTCAACAAGTCGCACTCCGCCGCGTACGGTCTGCTCACCGTCCAGACCGCCTGGCTGAAGGCGCACTACCCGGTGGAGTTCATGGCCGCGCTCATCTCGAGCGAGGCCTCCAACACCGACAAGGTGGTGCTCCACATCTCCGAGGCGCGCGCCAGCCAGCTCGAGGTGCTCCCGCCGGACGTCAACGAGTCCGACGCCGCCTTCGGCGCGTTCCCGCCCGGGCCCGAGTCGCCGAAGGGCTCCCGAGGCCGCATCCGGTTCGGCCTCGGTGCGGTGCGCGGCGTGGGCGAGTCCGCCGTGCAGGCCATCGTCGAGGCGCGCGCGTCCGGGCCGTTCAAGTCGCTGTTCGACCTCGCCGGGCGGGTGGACTCGAAGAAGATCAACAAGAAGGTGCTGGAGGCGCTGGTGAAGTCCGGGGCGCTCGACTTCGAGGGCGTGCCGCGCTGGCAGCTCTACTTCGGCATCGATGCCGCCATCTCCGCGGGCGCGTCGGCGCAGGCCGACCGTGCCAGCGGCCAGGCCTCGCTGTTCGGCGCGCTCGCCGCCTCCGCGGCCACCGAGGCGAAGCCGCGCTACCCGAGGCCCGGCGACGCGGTGGGAGAGGTGACGGTGGAGGAGTGGCCCGAGCGCGTCCGCCTCGCGTTCGAGAAGGAGGCGCTCGGCTTCTACCTCACCGGCCACCCGCTGATGGGCTACGAGCGCGAGGTCCGCCGCTACGCCTCCTCCACCTGCGCCGCGGTCGCGCAGAAGCGCCACGGCGACAAGGTCACCGTGGTCGGCGTGGTCGCGTCGCTGCGCGAGCGCATGAACAAGGAGAAGGGCACGCGCTTCGGCTTCCTCACGCTGGAGGACCTCACCGGCACGACGGA encodes:
- a CDS encoding SMP-30/gluconolactonase/LRE family protein; translation: MAPAARPTPARPFPIALLAAAAVAAAGCQHAPAAPGAAASPAAPAVVAAAGGAAPEDPGDPGLPYLRAWLAAREGDADGALALLRSLDEAGWSNGMDPVDFPELAGRPELEALAARFAARVPRTPHAPLAATLSEPGLVAEGIAADPRDDALYVGSMRLRKIVRVDPGGSTRDLVTGGVDQVLGIKVDAARGLLWAASLARADAATGTPARTRLLAFDLATGAARRSAGLDGPGHMLNDLAVAEDGTVYVTDSEGGEVWRLDPGAAALVAAGGGRRWVYANGIAFAEGRLLVADATGLWDLPRDGGAPRRLRGPGRFPLTGIDGLSAAGRTLVAVQNGAGLPRIVRLELEPGAAGVRTAEVLETANPGWHVPTTGALLPGAFVYIGNSHVDGWKDGKLAPAGMEPTRIYRLAR
- a CDS encoding pyrimidine/purine nucleoside phosphorylase, whose protein sequence is MLTHKTFFEGQVQSIGFERNGRRQTAGVVDVGEFHFGTEAPERMTVVSGELWARLPGEAGFRAFPAGTCFEIPGRSGFDVKATAPAAYVCEFL
- the dnaE gene encoding DNA polymerase III subunit alpha; this encodes MPDFVHLHLHTLYSLLDGAIRIKDLLKTVKAKGMSSVAVTDHGNLFGAVDFYKKAKEAGVKPILGMEAYVAGDKGRTDRSERIGRHLILLAKNAEGWANLRYLSSKAFTEGFYYDPRIDKQLLRDHSKGLVGLTACLAGEVPRLARQGDMDGARRVAREYRDIFEPGSFFLEVQSNGMREQLDVNAKLAQLGRDEGIPLVGTADAHYVSRQEAKAHEVLMCIASNKTFQDPKRLRHDTDGLFVAGPDEMAAALPDFREALDNTLRIAEMCNVELPLGKTFLPSFTLPEGMSEDDYIDKLAREGLDRRFREIDGKYPHDRDVYRQRLEMELGVIKKMGFPGYFLIVQDFINWAKEHHIPVGPGRGSGAGSIVAWSLRITDLDPLRWHLLFERFLNPERVSMPDFDVDFCQNRRDEVIQYVRGKYGQDNVGQIITFGSLKARSVIRDVVRVMGLPFAEGDRIAKLVPDPVQGKTPPLKELVFGSDKMPAEPRLKELHDKPAVISQWVDDKGVQNKVTTKDLLDIAMSLEGLNRQAGLHAAGVVIADKPLWEYVPAYKDDKSEMLVSQFAKEEVEAAGLVKFDFLGLKTLTVIDDALRMVKRNHPEMKDFAASDIPIDDPAVYELISRGDTGGVFQMESSGFTEMVVKMKPSRFEDVIAAGALYRPGPLDQKLEDGRTMVDVYIDRKHGREKVQYPHPSLEKVLEPTYGVIVYQEQVMQISQVLAGYSLGQADLLRRAMGKKKAEVMAKERVGFLAGAVANGVDEKVAGGIFDLMEKFAAYGFNKSHSAAYGLLTVQTAWLKAHYPVEFMAALISSEASNTDKVVLHISEARASQLEVLPPDVNESDAAFGAFPPGPESPKGSRGRIRFGLGAVRGVGESAVQAIVEARASGPFKSLFDLAGRVDSKKINKKVLEALVKSGALDFEGVPRWQLYFGIDAAISAGASAQADRASGQASLFGALAASAATEAKPRYPRPGDAVGEVTVEEWPERVRLAFEKEALGFYLTGHPLMGYEREVRRYASSTCAAVAQKRHGDKVTVVGVVASLRERMNKEKGTRFGFLTLEDLTGTTEVICWASRPGQNGRPAQKGWSDWEHFVKGDEPVLVHGEVRINNREEENPRAEITALDIEPLAAVRNQKTSEIALRIDADRLTAARAGDLRTLLGRFSGSCPVTVRAVIPEQTETTIAVPVKVQPADELLESARRLGFEVELR
- a CDS encoding DUF6064 family protein, which gives rise to MGVPFTSQQLLDAFEQFNRAIWPMPLVAYALALLALVLAVRGGRGASAATALVLAFLWAAAAAFHASALARVSSLAPAFAAAFVVQAVLFAMASARGWLSFHARPGGLTTAGLSLMLYAAAVYPLVGALAGHAYPRAPAFGVTPCPNTMFTLGLLLLTDRPVPRRLLVIPFLWSLVGIPAALDLGMTEDLPLPFTGVLATGLLLGRDRPRVHRRPAAGGAGAR